One window from the genome of Crateriforma spongiae encodes:
- the pheS gene encoding phenylalanine--tRNA ligase subunit alpha, whose translation MSLQQFVAALDDLADDAKRAFDAAADPDTLEEARIKFLGAKKGLLKSIQKQIGSVGKENMPTAGQRLNEVKSLIEQTFQATQDRLTGDAADGADPTFDPTLPGIAPEIGHVHPITQTIDHLMEIMGRMGFEAAEGPEVEDPHHNFVALNIPEDHPARDPLDNFYLSVGDGQASRFVEGTRLLRSQTSTVQIRVMEQRQPPIRIISLGRVYRPDAPDATHFPMFHQMEGLMVDRNVTMANLKTVLRIFATNYLGDDVEIRFRPSFFPFTEPSVEVDFLWDGNWVEFGGAGMVDPNVFKAVGYDPEQVSGFAFGLGVERLCMRRHGITDIRDLYSGDLRFLRQF comes from the coding sequence ATGTCCCTGCAACAATTCGTCGCCGCGTTGGACGACTTGGCCGATGACGCCAAGCGCGCGTTCGATGCCGCCGCCGATCCGGACACTCTGGAAGAAGCCCGCATCAAATTCTTGGGTGCCAAGAAGGGCTTGTTGAAATCGATCCAGAAACAAATCGGGTCCGTCGGCAAAGAAAACATGCCGACCGCCGGCCAGCGTTTGAACGAAGTCAAATCGCTGATCGAGCAGACGTTCCAAGCTACCCAGGACCGATTGACCGGGGATGCCGCCGACGGCGCCGACCCGACCTTCGATCCCACCCTGCCGGGCATCGCACCAGAAATCGGCCACGTTCATCCGATCACCCAAACCATCGATCACTTGATGGAGATCATGGGCCGGATGGGCTTCGAAGCTGCCGAAGGCCCCGAGGTGGAAGATCCGCACCACAACTTTGTGGCGCTGAATATCCCCGAAGACCATCCGGCACGGGACCCGCTGGACAATTTCTATCTGTCCGTCGGTGACGGCCAAGCATCGCGTTTCGTCGAAGGCACGCGGTTGCTGCGCAGCCAAACCAGCACGGTCCAGATCCGTGTGATGGAACAACGCCAGCCGCCGATCCGCATCATCTCGCTCGGCCGGGTGTACCGCCCGGACGCCCCCGACGCGACCCACTTTCCGATGTTCCACCAGATGGAAGGTTTGATGGTGGACCGGAACGTGACAATGGCCAACCTGAAGACCGTGTTGCGGATCTTCGCCACGAACTACTTGGGCGATGATGTGGAAATTCGTTTCCGCCCATCGTTCTTTCCATTCACCGAACCCAGCGTCGAAGTCGACTTTCTGTGGGACGGCAACTGGGTGGAATTCGGTGGTGCGGGCATGGTCGATCCGAACGTCTTCAAAGCGGTCGGTTACGATCCCGAGCAGGTCAGCGGATTCGCATTTGGTCTGGGCGTCGAGCGATTGTGCATGCGTCGCCACGGCATCACCGACATCCGCGACCTGTACAGTGGCGACCTTCGCTTCCTGCGCCAGTTCTGA
- a CDS encoding CRTAC1 family protein codes for MKSSLRRMTGLWSALTCGLVLMGCQGDRDGTNNADSSRSQPAAHQGPAATDDASVSIADIRQLIASEQHDRAETLVTDLLVRRGDDPAVVEVSGDVAAGRNAHQDAIDRYQLAVDLTSRSGESPSAGLLDKLARQWMNAGRPFESLEILDRLVRQYPGRDQSRTDLAGLQLALGLENRAEPHLRYLIQRGVGAMGELIVLTDITRPQSDRAICEFALQQNPGDLRPRYSLVRHDVYEGRWAQSLDDLRSVWQQHPEFPEASAYYGRALIETTEPQSGDTSPIAQWEQSVTPETKRLSAYWMAVGRWAEKNRRVKASAVAFWNAARLNENDGEALGKLSGALAELGRSDQAAEVAARAADINAMRDAVEALFSWKKHSQRAAVMIARSMDRLGRAWEAASWARFATMMQQDPDPSAMEVFQSIRGAMTATTPWQDPTKRVARRIDLSSIAADLNDAPRDSTADVDVNTTGPPIRFVDQAADRGLDYVCDIGPAENGEAGLYIYQSGGGGAGVIDFDLDGCPDLMLTSCGGTPRKGDSTTNRLFRNVDGRFIDVTESSGTGDAFFSQGVAVGDIDSDGFPDLIVANFGRNQLLRNNGDGTFRDVTGQFGFGGNQWTTSLAIADIDGDALADVFEVNYIGGDDVIDRKCMREGTDQHRSCAPLVFPGEADRFWRGTGTNRLADTTVTAMDVNQTGGGPGRGLGLVVGDLDRQGGMDVYVANDMSANHFWTTAQTPASPEDSPTVLREQGALAGVAFDGRSLSQASMGIAADDADNDGDIDLYVTHFTDDYNTFYSQVSGGLWADRTEGLGLVKPTMAMLGFGTQWIDADNDGWLELMVANGNVDDFSHSGHAYRMPMQLFRRDPSGGYRAESSDQLGPAMSAKRLGRALATLDVDDDGRTDAVLTNLFDPVTLLINRTGDPNPDSAIAFQLIGTSDHRDAVGGTVTVSTESSKWSRQRLAGNGFQSSNQARLHFGVGRGVTVVDAEVRWPGGQSVQATGLRTGHVYQWIQGSQRPILLRRLQAEPSKPSSPFVPRKG; via the coding sequence ATGAAATCATCACTCCGTCGCATGACCGGGCTGTGGTCCGCCCTGACCTGCGGTCTGGTCTTGATGGGATGTCAGGGCGATCGCGATGGGACCAACAATGCCGATTCGTCGCGATCGCAGCCCGCGGCACACCAGGGACCAGCCGCGACCGATGACGCATCAGTGTCGATCGCCGACATACGACAGCTGATTGCATCGGAGCAGCATGACCGGGCAGAAACGCTGGTCACGGACCTGCTGGTCCGTCGTGGCGACGATCCCGCGGTGGTTGAGGTCTCCGGCGATGTTGCCGCAGGACGAAACGCACACCAGGATGCGATCGACCGTTATCAATTGGCAGTCGACTTGACGTCGCGTTCTGGCGAGTCACCGTCTGCTGGATTGCTGGACAAGTTGGCACGCCAGTGGATGAATGCGGGGCGTCCGTTCGAATCGCTGGAGATCTTGGATCGCTTGGTGCGCCAGTATCCGGGCCGGGATCAATCGCGAACCGACCTTGCGGGTTTGCAGTTGGCGCTGGGATTGGAGAATCGCGCCGAACCCCACCTGCGGTATCTGATCCAGCGTGGCGTCGGCGCGATGGGCGAACTGATCGTCTTGACCGATATCACACGACCGCAAAGCGACCGTGCCATTTGTGAATTCGCGTTGCAACAGAACCCGGGTGACCTGCGTCCGCGGTACAGCCTGGTACGCCATGATGTTTACGAAGGACGCTGGGCACAGTCGTTGGATGATCTACGGTCCGTTTGGCAACAACACCCTGAATTTCCAGAAGCCAGCGCGTATTACGGTCGGGCGTTGATCGAGACGACCGAACCACAAAGCGGCGACACGTCACCCATCGCTCAGTGGGAACAATCGGTTACACCGGAGACAAAGCGTCTGTCTGCCTACTGGATGGCGGTCGGACGCTGGGCGGAAAAGAATCGCCGGGTCAAGGCATCGGCGGTGGCGTTTTGGAATGCGGCAAGACTGAACGAAAACGATGGCGAGGCGTTGGGCAAGTTGTCCGGTGCGCTGGCGGAACTGGGACGCAGCGACCAGGCCGCCGAAGTGGCTGCTCGTGCGGCAGACATCAACGCCATGCGTGACGCGGTGGAAGCCCTGTTTTCGTGGAAGAAGCACTCGCAGCGCGCCGCCGTGATGATCGCCCGGTCCATGGATCGGCTGGGCCGCGCTTGGGAAGCCGCCTCGTGGGCCCGGTTTGCCACGATGATGCAGCAAGACCCAGATCCCAGTGCGATGGAAGTCTTCCAAAGCATTCGCGGGGCAATGACCGCCACGACGCCTTGGCAGGATCCCACGAAACGGGTCGCACGAAGGATTGATCTGTCCAGTATCGCGGCGGATCTCAACGACGCGCCCCGCGACAGCACCGCCGATGTGGATGTCAACACAACCGGTCCGCCGATTCGATTCGTCGATCAGGCGGCTGACCGAGGCTTGGACTATGTGTGCGATATTGGCCCGGCGGAAAACGGCGAAGCGGGCTTGTATATCTATCAATCCGGTGGTGGCGGCGCCGGCGTGATCGATTTCGACCTGGACGGTTGTCCCGACTTGATGCTGACGTCTTGCGGTGGGACGCCGCGCAAGGGCGATTCGACAACCAACCGATTGTTCCGGAACGTCGATGGCCGGTTCATCGACGTGACCGAATCCAGCGGGACCGGTGACGCGTTCTTTTCCCAAGGCGTTGCGGTGGGTGATATCGATTCCGATGGCTTCCCCGATTTGATCGTCGCTAATTTTGGGCGGAACCAATTGCTGCGAAACAACGGCGACGGAACGTTTCGCGACGTCACCGGGCAATTCGGCTTCGGCGGTAACCAGTGGACCACTTCGCTGGCGATCGCTGACATCGACGGTGACGCGTTGGCGGATGTCTTTGAGGTCAACTACATCGGTGGCGACGACGTGATCGACCGCAAGTGCATGCGGGAAGGCACCGACCAACATCGATCATGCGCGCCGCTGGTCTTTCCTGGCGAAGCGGATCGGTTTTGGCGGGGCACCGGAACAAACCGTCTGGCCGACACGACCGTGACAGCCATGGACGTGAACCAGACCGGCGGTGGCCCGGGACGCGGCTTGGGGTTGGTCGTCGGCGACTTGGATCGGCAGGGCGGAATGGACGTCTATGTCGCCAACGACATGTCGGCCAATCATTTTTGGACCACCGCTCAAACGCCGGCATCGCCGGAAGACTCGCCGACCGTGCTGCGTGAACAAGGCGCGCTTGCCGGGGTGGCGTTTGACGGACGTTCCCTTTCGCAGGCTTCGATGGGGATCGCCGCCGATGATGCGGACAACGACGGAGACATCGATCTTTACGTGACGCACTTTACCGACGACTACAACACGTTCTATTCCCAAGTCAGCGGTGGATTGTGGGCGGACCGCACCGAAGGACTGGGCCTGGTCAAGCCGACGATGGCAATGCTGGGGTTCGGGACCCAGTGGATCGACGCGGACAACGACGGATGGTTGGAACTTATGGTCGCCAACGGAAACGTCGACGATTTTTCACACAGCGGTCACGCGTATCGGATGCCGATGCAATTGTTTCGTCGTGATCCGAGCGGCGGTTACCGGGCGGAGTCGTCCGATCAGCTGGGACCCGCGATGTCCGCCAAACGTCTGGGACGTGCGTTGGCAACGTTGGACGTGGATGATGATGGCAGGACCGATGCGGTGTTGACCAACCTTTTCGATCCGGTGACTTTGTTGATCAATCGTACGGGTGATCCGAATCCTGATTCCGCGATCGCCTTTCAGTTGATCGGCACGTCCGATCATCGCGATGCGGTCGGCGGTACGGTAACGGTGTCGACAGAATCGTCGAAGTGGTCGCGTCAACGTTTGGCAGGCAATGGTTTTCAATCCAGCAACCAGGCTCGATTGCACTTCGGCGTCGGACGTGGCGTCACGGTGGTGGATGCGGAAGTGCGTTGGCCCGGCGGCCAGTCGGTGCAAGCGACGGGCTTAAGAACCGGTCACGTGTACCAATGGATCCAAGGTTCCCAGCGTCCCATCTTGCTTCGGCGTCTGCAGGCCGAACCTTCCAAGCCCTCGTCGCCTTTCGTCCCGCGAAAGGGTTGA
- a CDS encoding O-antigen ligase family protein produces the protein MMTAETAFFVMLAICLGVAAWAGQRQGKAQALGVAMACSLLSASWLEINLAGLPINVSTAVAVIGLIAYCVHSGDRFLSPITLLDALMIALVIWHVVADMVHGAPPLMTAAAAYGEWGLPYAAGRFASMHRSSLRNLSPWFAGVAIVLAAAAVFEAMTNINVWETLIATRDDRVDFARRLRYGIAYRANGPTRHCIFLGVILLTLVPWAASLLDRFQSSTDSDRNKRVAGTLALIALFLGIVATMSRGPILASVVVAVIVASMANRIVRYVALAGLCVVVAAAVIAPERVMQGLESRPDQPVESRIVVLDESEEAVIQSSARNRWLVMKIYGPLVIKGGLMGYGTEDSSGFPPRNLPGLTSDPAVLRQIGIVDNTFIGIGLRFGLVGVVLLVLLFVVAAATAQRISGDASTYFFPNSALTFWTIAAVVIGLALQLCTVYFDRDHGFWVLFLLGVVSGLSVATKTLDDV, from the coding sequence ATGATGACCGCGGAAACAGCATTCTTCGTCATGCTGGCGATTTGTCTGGGCGTAGCGGCCTGGGCCGGACAACGGCAGGGTAAGGCCCAGGCACTGGGCGTCGCCATGGCGTGCAGTCTGTTGTCGGCCAGTTGGCTGGAAATCAATCTGGCCGGTTTGCCGATCAACGTTTCAACCGCCGTCGCGGTGATCGGATTGATCGCTTACTGCGTGCACAGCGGCGACCGATTCCTATCGCCCATCACATTGCTGGATGCACTGATGATCGCTTTAGTGATCTGGCACGTGGTTGCTGACATGGTCCACGGTGCACCACCGCTGATGACCGCCGCTGCGGCCTATGGCGAATGGGGGCTGCCCTACGCCGCCGGCCGTTTCGCATCGATGCACCGGAGCAGTCTGCGGAACCTGTCGCCCTGGTTCGCCGGCGTCGCGATTGTCTTGGCGGCCGCAGCCGTGTTCGAAGCCATGACAAACATCAACGTCTGGGAAACGTTGATCGCAACGCGAGACGATCGAGTCGACTTTGCACGGCGGCTTCGGTACGGGATTGCTTATCGTGCCAACGGGCCGACGCGACACTGTATCTTCCTGGGCGTGATCTTGTTGACGCTGGTTCCTTGGGCCGCTTCGTTGCTGGATCGCTTTCAAAGTTCAACCGATTCGGACCGGAACAAGCGTGTCGCTGGCACGCTGGCGCTGATCGCTCTGTTTTTGGGGATCGTGGCAACGATGTCACGAGGCCCGATTTTGGCGTCGGTGGTGGTCGCCGTAATCGTCGCATCGATGGCGAATCGGATCGTTCGCTACGTGGCCCTGGCCGGGTTGTGTGTTGTCGTTGCCGCCGCGGTGATCGCCCCCGAACGCGTCATGCAGGGCTTGGAAAGTCGCCCGGACCAGCCGGTTGAATCTCGCATCGTCGTTTTGGACGAAAGTGAAGAAGCCGTCATTCAAAGCTCCGCACGCAATCGCTGGCTGGTGATGAAGATTTACGGCCCCCTGGTGATCAAAGGTGGCTTGATGGGGTACGGCACCGAGGACAGTTCGGGATTTCCACCACGAAACTTACCGGGGCTGACCAGTGATCCGGCGGTGCTGCGTCAGATCGGGATCGTCGACAATACGTTCATCGGAATCGGGTTGCGGTTTGGTCTTGTCGGTGTGGTGTTGCTGGTCTTGTTGTTCGTCGTGGCCGCGGCAACGGCGCAGCGGATTTCAGGCGACGCTTCCACGTACTTCTTTCCCAATTCGGCACTGACGTTTTGGACGATCGCGGCGGTGGTGATCGGGTTGGCGTTGCAGCTGTGCACCGTCTACTTCGATCGTGACCACGGGTTCTGGGTGCTGTTTCTGCTGGGCGTCGTCAGTGGGCTGTCGGTCGCCACCAAAACACTGGACGACGTGTAG
- a CDS encoding ferritin-like domain-containing protein, with protein MDYAPVIEILNEILKHEWTGVAQYSQNSFIHEGPWREVYAEKFLGDAKESFKHAQLIGDKIVALGGVPVATRNEIRQSKDLKEVLQYSLEFESKAVEMYTKALELADGDRALVVFLEDILLQEQEGVDEYSKLLRNTDAAQNVGIIEDDSKKKIG; from the coding sequence ATGGATTATGCACCGGTCATTGAAATTCTGAACGAGATCCTGAAGCACGAATGGACGGGTGTCGCCCAGTATTCGCAAAACAGCTTCATCCACGAAGGCCCGTGGCGCGAAGTCTACGCGGAAAAGTTCCTGGGAGACGCCAAGGAATCCTTCAAACACGCGCAGTTGATCGGTGACAAGATCGTCGCGTTGGGCGGAGTCCCGGTTGCAACCCGCAATGAGATTCGTCAATCCAAGGATCTGAAGGAAGTCCTGCAGTACAGCCTGGAATTCGAATCCAAGGCGGTGGAGATGTACACCAAGGCGTTGGAACTGGCCGACGGCGATCGGGCACTGGTCGTCTTTCTGGAAGACATCTTGTTGCAGGAACAAGAAGGCGTCGACGAGTACAGCAAGCTGCTGCGGAACACCGACGCGGCCCAGAACGTCGGCATCATCGAAGACGATTCGAAGAAAAAGATCGGCTGA
- a CDS encoding efflux RND transporter permease subunit has protein sequence MKGVIRAAIENAPGMNVLMLALMLVGGACLVNMRREVFPEFELEIVLVQVPYPGATPKDTEEAICQKIEEAIRSIDGIKKVTSIAQEGSGSVLAELNSNVDDVQKVLAEIDREVNRIPSFPVLAEDPQIQQITFREAAIRIGIIGPDDRSIESELALRDIAEQVRDDVLMLPAVSSASIMGTKPFQIDVEIPEAQLRQYGLSLGQVASILRQRNVELPGGQLKSDGQEVLLRAKNKGRIGEEIGKLPLITQPGGVVLTVNDIGTVRDEFEDVTAGGEINGEPAMVVNVERTKSEDLLTLVDQVHQYVDQRQLPPGYRFAVWGDTSTDVRDRLSLLLRNGASGLCLVFLVLALFLELRLAFWVALGIPISILGAGAALSLGDQTLNMLSMFSFLVALGIVVDDAIVIGENIYAHRQMGKSFHDAAIDGTLEVFPSVAASIATTVIAFAPMFFVSGVMGKFMAVIPFAVIAMLIISLWESTFVLPSHLAHTHAGFFRLINVILYPIRPLGLALGWLSDRATESMELFRRRVYMPVLAFGLRNPAIPIATAFAMFLVTAGMIRSGIVPSILFPKTDNNLLQGSLRFPDGTPATDSEEATNLMERSIREVSREIAIQKAAEKGTTPEELKAKAATDSTIHVSQWQGPVKLTYRELGTVTNTQNQTGGGGSGSHVGQVFVELYDTKYRETHSDEIIARWRRKVGEIAGVDRINFGTIGVGPGGKAIEFKVLAPSDDVEQLLDATEDLKLKLAEYNGVFDISDDNTPGKWEFQFKVKDTAKATGITATDLGETVRNTYFGAEAMRLQRGRHEVKLMVRYPEDERSSLVNFREIRVRGEDGQERPITELADIELRRGFSEINRVDQLRSITISADLDETVANADLIIGELKKSYIPQLIGRYPAISLRWEGQQEQSRESVGSLAVGFGVAIVCMYVLLVLQFRSYVQPLLILAIVPFGMIGAVWGHAFMGLPLTLFSMFGLVALSGVVVNDSIVLIDFINHRVRDGIPVMEALLDSGSRRFRPIMLTSLTTIAGLIPLLMEKSFQAKLLIPMATSLAFGLMLATMLVLLLVPVLYLLYSRVGFFLGWIVAKIGFGKDPAEEARAAGVASPA, from the coding sequence ATGAAAGGAGTGATTCGCGCGGCGATTGAAAATGCGCCGGGAATGAACGTCTTGATGCTGGCCTTGATGTTGGTCGGCGGTGCTTGTCTGGTGAACATGCGACGAGAAGTGTTCCCAGAATTCGAACTCGAAATCGTTCTGGTCCAAGTGCCCTATCCCGGTGCGACGCCCAAGGACACCGAAGAAGCGATCTGTCAAAAGATCGAAGAAGCCATTCGATCGATCGACGGCATCAAAAAGGTCACCTCCATCGCCCAAGAAGGCAGCGGTTCGGTGCTGGCCGAATTGAATTCCAACGTCGACGACGTGCAAAAAGTGCTGGCGGAAATCGACCGCGAAGTCAACCGAATCCCCAGCTTTCCGGTTCTGGCTGAAGACCCACAGATCCAGCAGATCACGTTTCGCGAAGCGGCCATTCGGATCGGAATTATCGGACCGGACGATCGGTCCATCGAAAGCGAATTGGCGCTGCGTGACATCGCCGAACAGGTCCGCGACGATGTGTTGATGCTGCCGGCGGTGTCATCCGCATCGATCATGGGCACCAAGCCGTTTCAAATCGATGTCGAAATCCCCGAAGCCCAACTGAGGCAATACGGATTGTCGCTGGGCCAGGTCGCTTCGATCCTGCGGCAGCGTAACGTCGAATTGCCCGGCGGCCAATTGAAGTCCGACGGCCAAGAGGTCTTGCTGCGTGCAAAGAACAAAGGACGGATCGGCGAAGAAATCGGCAAGCTGCCGCTGATCACCCAGCCCGGCGGTGTCGTGCTGACCGTCAACGACATCGGCACGGTTCGTGATGAGTTCGAAGACGTCACCGCGGGTGGCGAAATTAACGGCGAACCCGCGATGGTCGTCAACGTCGAGCGGACGAAATCCGAAGACCTTTTGACGCTTGTCGATCAAGTGCATCAATACGTCGACCAGCGCCAACTGCCGCCCGGTTATCGGTTCGCGGTTTGGGGCGACACCAGCACCGACGTTCGCGACCGCCTGTCGTTGTTGTTGCGTAACGGTGCGTCGGGTCTGTGCCTGGTCTTCTTGGTGCTGGCACTGTTTTTGGAACTACGTCTGGCGTTTTGGGTCGCCTTGGGGATTCCGATTTCGATTTTGGGTGCCGGCGCGGCGCTATCGCTTGGCGATCAAACACTGAACATGCTCAGCATGTTTTCGTTCCTGGTTGCTCTGGGGATCGTCGTGGATGACGCGATCGTGATCGGCGAAAACATTTACGCCCATCGCCAGATGGGCAAATCGTTTCACGATGCCGCGATCGACGGGACATTGGAGGTTTTCCCCAGCGTCGCCGCGTCGATCGCCACAACGGTGATCGCATTCGCACCGATGTTTTTCGTCAGCGGCGTGATGGGCAAATTCATGGCGGTGATCCCGTTTGCGGTGATCGCCATGCTGATCATCTCGCTGTGGGAAAGCACGTTTGTTCTGCCCAGCCACCTGGCACACACCCATGCCGGGTTCTTCCGACTGATCAACGTGATCCTGTATCCGATTCGGCCGCTGGGGTTAGCGTTGGGCTGGTTGTCAGACCGTGCAACCGAGTCGATGGAACTGTTTCGGCGACGCGTTTACATGCCGGTGCTGGCGTTCGGATTGCGTAATCCGGCGATTCCGATCGCCACGGCTTTCGCCATGTTCCTGGTCACCGCGGGGATGATCCGCAGCGGCATTGTCCCGTCGATTTTGTTTCCCAAAACGGACAACAATCTGTTGCAGGGTTCGTTGCGATTCCCCGACGGCACACCGGCAACCGACAGCGAAGAAGCGACCAATTTGATGGAACGGTCGATCCGCGAAGTCAGCCGCGAGATCGCCATCCAAAAGGCAGCCGAAAAGGGCACGACGCCGGAAGAACTGAAAGCCAAGGCCGCCACCGACAGCACCATCCACGTGTCCCAGTGGCAGGGTCCGGTCAAGTTGACGTATCGCGAACTGGGGACGGTCACCAACACGCAGAATCAAACCGGTGGCGGCGGCAGCGGCAGCCACGTCGGCCAAGTCTTTGTTGAACTTTATGACACCAAGTATCGCGAAACCCACAGCGATGAAATCATCGCCCGCTGGCGGCGCAAGGTCGGTGAAATTGCCGGCGTCGACCGCATCAACTTTGGCACCATCGGTGTGGGCCCGGGCGGAAAAGCGATCGAATTCAAAGTTTTGGCCCCCAGCGACGATGTCGAACAGTTGCTGGACGCGACCGAGGATTTGAAACTCAAGCTGGCCGAATACAACGGCGTCTTCGACATCAGTGACGACAACACGCCCGGCAAATGGGAGTTTCAGTTCAAGGTCAAAGACACCGCCAAAGCCACCGGCATCACCGCAACCGACTTGGGCGAAACCGTTCGCAACACGTACTTTGGTGCCGAAGCAATGCGACTGCAGCGTGGACGCCACGAAGTCAAGTTGATGGTGCGATATCCCGAAGACGAACGCAGCAGCCTGGTCAATTTCCGCGAAATTCGTGTCCGTGGTGAAGACGGCCAAGAACGCCCCATCACCGAACTGGCCGACATCGAATTACGACGCGGCTTTTCGGAAATCAACCGAGTCGACCAGTTGCGCAGCATTACCATTTCGGCCGACTTGGACGAAACCGTCGCCAACGCGGATTTGATCATCGGTGAATTGAAGAAGTCGTACATTCCGCAATTGATCGGACGCTATCCCGCCATCTCATTGCGTTGGGAAGGCCAACAGGAACAAAGCCGCGAATCGGTCGGCAGCCTGGCGGTCGGATTCGGTGTCGCGATCGTTTGCATGTACGTGTTGTTGGTGCTGCAATTCCGCAGCTACGTTCAACCGCTGTTGATCCTGGCCATCGTTCCATTCGGGATGATCGGTGCGGTTTGGGGGCACGCGTTCATGGGACTGCCGTTGACGTTGTTCAGCATGTTCGGGCTTGTCGCCTTGTCCGGTGTGGTGGTCAACGATTCGATCGTGTTGATCGACTTTATCAATCACCGTGTTCGCGACGGCATCCCGGTGATGGAGGCCTTGTTGGATTCCGGCAGCCGACGGTTCCGGCCGATCATGCTGACCAGTCTGACCACCATCGCGGGCTTGATCCCGTTGCTGATGGAGAAATCATTCCAAGCCAAGCTGTTGATCCCAATGGCAACCAGCTTGGCCTTTGGTTTGATGCTGGCCACGATGTTGGTGCTGTTGCTCGTCCCGGTTTTGTACTTGCTATACTCACGGGTCGGATTCTTCCTGGGTTGGATCGTCGCCAAGATCGGTTTCGGTAAGGACCCGGCCGAAGAAGCACGCGCCGCGGGGGTCGCATCGCCGGCTTAG
- the rpmI gene encoding 50S ribosomal protein L35: protein MSKGKSKIKTHKGTKKRFRLSAKGKAMHRPSGTSHLAQGLSKKRRRNLRGTTAVDPCMEPTIHAALNGYSN, encoded by the coding sequence ATGTCCAAAGGTAAATCCAAGATCAAGACCCACAAGGGAACCAAAAAGCGGTTCCGTCTGTCCGCCAAGGGCAAGGCGATGCACCGTCCGTCGGGCACCAGCCACCTGGCACAGGGTCTGAGCAAGAAACGTCGCCGTAACCTGCGTGGCACGACCGCCGTCGATCCGTGCATGGAGCCGACGATCCACGCCGCTTTGAACGGATACAGCAACTAA
- the rplT gene encoding 50S ribosomal protein L20 → MRATKGAARNKAKKRLFKRAKGYRGGRGNLTRTVKETLLRSGAYAFRDRRVRKREFRKLWIIRISAAVQQHDLRYSEFIHGLKKAGIELDRKSLSHMAIEDKAGFKDLCDKVKEVLAAA, encoded by the coding sequence ATGCGTGCAACCAAAGGCGCCGCGCGTAACAAAGCCAAGAAACGTTTGTTCAAGCGAGCCAAGGGGTATCGTGGCGGACGCGGAAATCTGACGCGCACCGTCAAGGAAACGTTGCTTCGCAGTGGTGCGTATGCGTTCCGTGATCGTCGGGTTCGCAAGCGTGAATTCCGCAAGCTGTGGATCATCCGGATCAGCGCCGCCGTGCAACAGCACGATCTGCGGTACAGCGAATTCATTCACGGGCTGAAGAAGGCCGGGATCGAATTGGACCGCAAGTCCCTGTCGCACATGGCGATCGAGGACAAGGCCGGCTTTAAAGACTTGTGTGACAAGGTCAAAGAAGTTTTGGCAGCCGCCTGA